The following nucleotide sequence is from Drosophila takahashii strain IR98-3 E-12201 chromosome 3L, DtakHiC1v2, whole genome shotgun sequence.
GAATCTTGAGTTCTTTTCGTCCCTATTAtatgatttattaaataattttcttatcgGCAGGGCGTTGCCTACAAAAACCGGAGGTGTGCTATGTGCCGCCGCGAGATTCCCGCCGAGTTTCTGGACCATCCGCAGCTGGTGAATGGCATTGAAGACATTTGCACAACTCGCGCAACTGAAGATGGCTACCAGTGGTACTACGAGGGCAGAAATGGTGAGTACGAGTTTATACGCTTTTGGTGTCGGCCGCCCCTCATTTCCCAAAAACCCCACCGAAAACATTACGCACCACGCACATCTAGGTGGCTGGTGGGCGTACGATTCTCGGACCAATGAAGAAATTGAGATCGCCTATGCGGGATATGAAGCACACAAGACGGGGAAGCCCATCGCTTCAGGAACTGAAGCGTTACAGGCTGCCATTAATCCACCAGTAAATCCAGAGTCCTTTACTTTATCGGCTGACAATACTATTGGTGAAGGAGGTGATAAGTTGGGGCCACCATTTGTTGAACAATTAAATCGGGACCCACCAGTACCTCAAACTCTCCCACCCCCCGAACCTGCCGTTAATCCACTAGATAACCCGAACTTATCCGAAAATGAAACTACTGATGAAGATGATGATATGTTAGAATCTAATTCTGATGCAATATTCGATATTACTGATGAAGATGATGATATGTTGGATCCACACTCTCCAACGTCAATCGAAAGCTTGACTTCTGATGAAGATGATGGTGTTTTGGATCCATTCGTTAATCCACTATTCAATCGGAACTCTGCAAGCCCAATCGATTACGATAGTGACGATTCTGTAGTATCCGCTGGAGAAACTTTTAGGTCATCGGACTACGAAGATGATGATGACATGAATTCACAGGGTTGGCCAAGCTCAGATTCTGAGGATCTGGACGAAATTGAACCGCATCCAGGCAGGCTGTTAGTACAGATCTGCGGGGTTATGTATGCCATCGACTTTATGCGAATGAAGCAGTATCCCCGCTCGAGCCCCGAAAAGCGTCGAACTATCGTGCGATGCAAGACAACCGATGCCGTTCCTATTGGAGTAAAAGGCGTCGCCGGGCTTAGCAAGTACCAAAAATACAACTAAACTTCGATAATATCACCCACCCCAATCATAGTCCAAAAACATTTGCACTTCCACTTCCATGActtaattacattaaaaaacaaactgtGATTTAAAGGCCAAACTAGCAAAACAGATAAGATCCCATCTCATTCCAagtatttttgttgtaaaaaCGTGTAACTTCAGGTTGGTGGCAATATGATGACCGCACAAGTCAGGATATCGAAGATGCCTTCAAGAAAGGCGACAAATCCTGCACAATTCTGGTGGCAGGCTACGTCTACATTGTGGACTTGGAGCAACTGGTCCAACAGCGCCAAAACGAACCCACTCGCTGCCGGCGAGTTAAACGAGATCTGGCCACCATACCAAAAAAAGGAGTGGCCGGTCTCCGGATCGAAGGCAACCAGGTGACCAGCGACACCATCTTCAGCAGACCAACCACCACAGCCAATCCAACCACAGTGGCGGCAGCTGCTTCCAGTTTTATATCCACCATTGCAGCGACGGATGCTGCAATCAGGATTGCAAGCGACATAATTGGATCTACTCTGGCCCATGCCGACGAGCTCACCCGGGGATTAGCAGCCAGCAACATCAGTGACGatccaagcagcagcagcagcagcggtgaGCAAACCAACTCTACAAACCCACAGGATGAAGGACGCTCGCCTGCCTCCCCGCCTGCCTCGAGTTCCATGCAAGACCTGATAACCCGGGACCTGAGGAACACCCAACAGGTTATTGCCCACAATCAGCACACCATCGATCTCTTTGAGCAGGCCTTGAATGACTTCCAGGCGCTAACCATGCGCAACTATGTGGACTCCAGCGATGAGGAGGACAACgaccaggagcaggagctgcgGGAACTGGAGCAGCTGGAGGCGGGCGAGCAGCCACAGTCCGGCGATAATCACCAGGGATTTTAAAAGTAACCCAATTAGAGAATGCTTACTCTATTGCTAGCCTAGCCtatacacttaaaaaataatcaatgTTCCTTCTAGCAGATTTCACTAAACGGAAAGGGGAATGTAAACTAGAGAAATGCAGCGCGTACCTGAGAATATATCAactaatatatatgtatatcgaTAGGCTCCAAGCGTTGAGCGTTGAAcagaaatagaaaaagaacCGAATGTCTACAGGGTAAACAAACACATAttccttaaattaaaatcagatATTGAATCACAAAGGTTACGTCAGTAAAAGAAAGTTCTAATCTGTATAATATGATATTCAACTTTTCTCAAGAAACTTAACCTAATTAAAGTAAAGGAAATGTGTTCTTTGTCTGAGGTGGAACGGAccgttgtagatttggaaatgCAATACTaagaaatatattgttgcaagGATATTTATAGATGGTCTGCAAAACTCTACAGATCGTAGCACCTCCGAATATAACTTTGCAGTTTTCCGCTGTATATTCAataactcataaaaaaaatgtaagatcCTTTCGAAGCTGCaaaagtaaatttaatcaCAAAGAACGAGTAGTGTGAAAACGACAATATTTGTGAATTGGGAATTAGTGCGGTTCATGGGAGGGCAATTAGGAGGAATTCATTTACAAAATGTATATTCAGTGCGtttcttaaatcaatatcCTTAAATCGTACAACccgaaaattgcattgataaagGATATAatgtaattataaatatttttgaaacgcACTGTGTTCAAAGGAATCAGATCcagtattaatttttaagtcgCCCCCAAGTGCGTTAAACATAAACAGTTCTGTGAGAGTTgaatatattgatatttgtATTCTTAAGTTACTATGATAAATGTATTTAGAAGAAAGTTGTTAGTCAGATTACAAATGACTACTTAAAGACCTTATGTGTATTATGTGCTACAAAGGATACACGCCTGATTTAATAATCTCAATTTTGTGACTACTATTTATAGATTCGTTTTCGATATGTACTCCACCATTACTTCTAACAGCGAAATGCGTATTCGTTGCTTCCTTAATATCTACGATATACCTAAAGCTCTACTGAACCCGACTCCTGACCTCGAAAAACCCCTCCCGGTAATAtcaacaataatatttaaattattcctaaaGATCCAGACATCCGTTACACTCATTTCGAAAATCATTCTTTCttgcatttcatattttttcgatTTAGCACTTATCTTATTGATatcatttctttattttatggtGGCAGCTCCAAACAACCAATTCGTACTTATTAATCATTTAGCTTTTCAACAActaaatcaaaaccaaatgtGCCAAGCTACATTTTTTGAACAGCACTCGCTCCGGTATTTTTGACAGCACTGATAAGGGCAAATCTAATTAACAGCACGTAGCATTGTCTGTCATTTAGTATACTTACATTTAATTATTGAATTAAGCATTTACAACTTAGTTGATACAAGATGTTAAGAAATAGATTTTTGCTGAATCTGATGTATGTCCTGTGCAAAATCACATTTGTCATAGAAtagatccaaaaatatttatttaagtttggcaataaaaagaacaaaaataagaaaagcgGTTTATTATTTACCTTTGTACATACATTAATAAACTATGTGTTATATGGTCTGTGTGTGCGCAGGGACACTAGTATAAATATTGCcgcaaattacaaaaataaagccTTTAAAATTTACCTCAATGGATGCAACAAATTGCCAATTTGAAGCACATTctccaaaaaaatttcacggcGCAAGtattctgaaaaaaaataccaaaaataaaaaataaccaaCTTTCCGGGGGTATTACAGGAAAACTATACttaacaaatttttcagaCCTTTTtaggaagaaaaaaataaaagaaaatatagcaataaaaaaaccagggaccgtaaataacactggtcgacaaaaaaaagcccaagaataaaggctaccaaacctgaaaggattttagctgtatattactacctcatacttggaaactttccatcacgtcgaagttttgagaaatccgtggtcaaagttccaaattttcgatttttaggcactttttgcgacttaATACCAAGAAAAtcacagaaattatttccaaccgaaatccgttaaagttcttacgtgcatcaatgcaaaatccaaccgtcttcgtttggaagagatttctgtgacacccctgataGCAAACCAGACCCCACAACCGTGAATtaaatatcctcgatggaccgtgatTCTTAAGAGCTGGagcgaccatggatgaccaacatatacaattttaaaatgaatcttAAGAATTACCTATCCTCGGTGGACAGTGATTCCTTAAGAACTCGAATGActatggatgaccaacatatgcgtatcttataaaattataatgaaaGTAAAGTTCAAGAAGTCGCGGATCAAGAAATGCAATAATGCGCAGcagccaaaaaatatttttaaaaaatcgcgcgatttttttaaaaataaattaattaattaaattaaattaaataaaaacaacaacaacaaaatacacacaattagcaaagacacaaacccaaaccaaaaacaaagtacacccaactattttaatagttacgtaactatctttgttggtcaattttaccaagcaaatttttttgtgtgtatctCCCCTCTTCAAATGTGTCTGTGTGTAAATGAAGAAAACACcttgcaggaaaaatgcgaactagtctgaaaaacaactagttaaataactaatataaagcaaccggaatttgtctgaatgcatttggactacacagggtctagaaaatttgtgctagtcgaaaaaatgattaatacaaaactagtaaaaaataaacttttctcggactagtacctttctgacaaaaaaaaccttaaaaatatttaactggtagaacaaatacatgttaaggtctagttaaaaggcaactggaatttaactagttgcaaatgaaacacatatgatccaaaaatatagcctagggtgtaaatgtcttgggaaatttaacactaaacaaatcaaacacttgaggtcctcggttcaatccccggtctctgtacatttttttttgttttttgtttgctaggtgatgctttagttttattttcaactttgtttaatctgtccgaggcaatatatatgtgaaaaatcactgtttatgaattatgtcacactaaaattcataaaccttgttagggcattacaaaatgtgatgcgtgtatggttcaatcagttagtgtgcctacaaatccaaaggtcccgggttcaagtcctagagagggcgacttgcctcaaaaaaagtaagtttgttttaattccatttaattatcatttactgtatttgattacataataattttcagaaattctctaaggaccgcgcctattgattggatactaaattaggagagcgtcaagttaggcaccgtcaagtactagtgaaattcaatcacttgatggtttagagattatttttaattttttcgtgaaaatatttttttgagtgtagtttaacagctgtaactataaattggttaacagtcactagtgcaaaactagtagcaaatggactagttgtttccgacgacaagcatatgaaaaatggaccacttcgttacaaggaaatggacataacttgaactagttaaccttcttgacccaactagtattttaatattccaaaactgattccgtttcctgcagggcatttttaaatcggaccactcATTAAATAGTTATGAGCAAACAATGCATTTTTCGGTTGATGCCGCCACTTCAAGCGATTGCCTGTTTGATCTCACACTTCTTTTTCTGGGTATTCGATAGTCGATGCAATTGACTTCAgcatgttttctttttcttgatTCAAAAATctgaaatccaaaaaaaataaaatattttcgattATTCGATAATAGGCTTCAGTTGTCGGGTCGTTCCTACTTTTATACGGAATCAGAATCCTTGCGTGGGGGATTCTTTTCGTGAAcgcactttaaaaatgtgatttaAAGCAAAAACGTTGAGTTATCCTGAAGATCTGATGATCCCCTTAGCACACATTCTTCGTACAAAACAAATCAATATCATCCCTAACTTCAATTGCTAAGGTGAGAAAAACCATTCCCAAATGATATTTATCTCGACGATCCTCGTCACCCTTAACTTGGACTTGTTAAGGCAATTCGTATGCTGAGATTATGCATCTCCTTTGTGTAGCACTGATTGACTGGAATGGAACCTGCAACCTGGACTTCGGGACACTGCCCGTCTACAAATTACAGAAACCCTATGACTCATGCGCAATGGACCAAAAGAAAACACCAAAGAAGCA
It contains:
- the Rnf146 gene encoding E3 ubiquitin-protein ligase rnf146 isoform X3, with translation MSQQRATDQNAASCSNNGEVITLDDDDEDEDVQFVGFVRPTTTVIDLCLSPSTSAAAAAARSGSGAGDGPATGSGSGATATASDPNSPSSSPGDAAKATSVDAANTGADSPSAAAAALECPICLQTCIHPARLPCGHIFCFLCVKGVAYKNRRCAMCRREIPAEFLDHPQLVNGIEDICTTRATEDGYQWYYEGRNGWWQYDDRTSQDIEDAFKKGDKSCTILVAGYVYIVDLEQLVQQRQNEPTRCRRVKRDLATIPKKGVAGLRIEGNQVTSDTIFSRPTTTANPTTVAAAASSFISTIAATDAAIRIASDIIGSTLAHADELTRGLAASNISDDPSSSSSSADFTKRKGECKLEKCSAYLRIYQLIYMYIDRLQALSVEQK
- the Rnf146 gene encoding E3 ubiquitin-protein ligase rnf146 isoform X5 codes for the protein MSQQRATDQNAASCSNNGEVITLDDDDEDEDVQFVGFVRPTTTVIDLCLSPSTSAAAAAARSGSGAGDGPATGSGSGATATASDPNSPSSSPGDAAKATSVDAANTGADSPSAAAAALECPICLQTCIHPARLPCGHIFCFLCVKGVAYKNRRCAMCRREIPAEFLDHPQLVNGIEDICTTRATEDGYQWYYEGRNGWWQYDDRTSQDIEDAFKKGDKSCTILVAGYVYIVDLEQLVQQRQNEPTRCRRVKRDLATIPKKGVAGLRIEGNQVTSDTIFSRPTTTANPTTVAAAASSFISTIAATDAAIRIASDIIGSTLAHADELTRGLAASNISDDPSSSSSSDSFSICTPPLLLTAKCVFVASLISTIYLKLY
- the Rnf146 gene encoding E3 ubiquitin-protein ligase rnf146 isoform X2, translating into MSQQRATDQNAASCSNNGEVITLDDDDEDEDVQFVGFVRPTTTVIDLCLSPSTSAAAAAARSGSGAGDGPATGSGSGATATASDPNSPSSSPGDAAKATSVDAANTGADSPSAAAAALECPICLQTCIHPARLPCGHIFCFLCVKGVAYKNRRCAMCRREIPAEFLDHPQLVNGIEDICTTRATEDGYQWYYEGRNGWWQYDDRTSQDIEDAFKKGDKSCTILVAGYVYIVDLEQLVQQRQNEPTRCRRVKRDLATIPKKGVAGLRIEGNQVTSDTIFSRPTTTANPTTVAAAASSFISTIAATDAAIRIASDIIGSTLAHADELTRGLAASNISDDPSSSSSSGEQTNSTNPQDEGRSPASPPASSSMQDLITRDLRNTQQVIAHNQHTIDLFEQALNDFQALTMRNYVDSSDEEDNDQEQELRELEQLEAGEQPQSGDNHQGF
- the Rnf146 gene encoding uncharacterized protein Rnf146 isoform X1 → MSQQRATDQNAASCSNNGEVITLDDDDEDEDVQFVGFVRPTTTVIDLCLSPSTSAAAAAARSGSGAGDGPATGSGSGATATASDPNSPSSSPGDAAKATSVDAANTGADSPSAAAAALECPICLQTCIHPARLPCGHIFCFLCVKGVAYKNRRCAMCRREIPAEFLDHPQLVNGIEDICTTRATEDGYQWYYEGRNGGWWAYDSRTNEEIEIAYAGYEAHKTGKPIASGTEALQAAINPPVNPESFTLSADNTIGEGGDKLGPPFVEQLNRDPPVPQTLPPPEPAVNPLDNPNLSENETTDEDDDMLESNSDAIFDITDEDDDMLDPHSPTSIESLTSDEDDGVLDPFVNPLFNRNSASPIDYDSDDSVVSAGETFRSSDYEDDDDMNSQGWPSSDSEDLDEIEPHPGRLLVQICGVMYAIDFMRMKQYPRSSPEKRRTIVRCKTTDAVPIGVKGVAGLSKYQKYN
- the Rnf146 gene encoding E3 ubiquitin-protein ligase rnf146 isoform X4, which translates into the protein MSQQRATDQNAASCSNNGEVITLDDDDEDEDVQFVGFVRPTTTVIDLCLSPSTSAAAAAARSGSGAGDGPATGSGSGATATASDPNSPSSSPGDAAKATSVDAANTGADSPSAAAAALECPICLQTCIHPARLPCGHIFCFLCVKGVAYKNRRCAMCRREIPAEFLDHPQLVNGIEDICTTRATEDGYQWYYEGRNGWWQYDDRTSQDIEDAFKKGDKSCTILVAGYVYIVDLEQLVQQRQNEPTRCRRVKRDLATIPKKGVAGLRIEGNQVTSDTIFSRPTTTANPTTVAAAASSFISTIAATDAAIRIASDIIGSTLAHADELTRGLAASNISDDPSSSSSSDFTKRKGECKLEKCSAYLRIYQLIYMYIDRLQALSVEQK